One window from the genome of Haladaptatus paucihalophilus DX253 encodes:
- a CDS encoding 4Fe-4S dicluster domain-containing protein yields the protein MAIDPQFHENREKVDDHEGHDVWGPVDEPDKLGIHGTHVAVDFDLCIADGACLEDCPVDVFEWVDTPGHPESEEKADPANEAQCIDCMLCVDVCPVDAIDVDAGRA from the coding sequence ATGGCTATTGACCCACAATTTCACGAAAACCGCGAGAAAGTAGACGACCACGAGGGCCACGACGTGTGGGGTCCGGTGGACGAACCCGACAAACTCGGCATCCACGGCACCCACGTCGCGGTCGACTTCGACCTCTGTATCGCCGATGGGGCGTGCCTCGAAGACTGCCCGGTCGACGTGTTCGAATGGGTGGACACCCCGGGCCACCCCGAGAGCGAGGAGAAGGCAGACCCGGCCAACGAAGCCCAGTGCATCGACTGCATGCTCTGCGTGGACGTGTGCCCGGTCGATGCCATCGACGTGGACGCTGGCCGCGCCTGA
- a CDS encoding DUF6757 family protein, translating to MEPIASPMRCHYCDREATFEPEMDGVVVGLCDDHFREQFESLSESDVMENLQRELGVDGVDGIDGVDGSDGADER from the coding sequence GTGGAACCCATAGCCAGTCCCATGCGGTGTCACTACTGTGATCGGGAAGCGACGTTCGAACCCGAGATGGACGGCGTGGTGGTCGGCCTCTGCGACGACCACTTTCGAGAGCAGTTCGAATCGCTCTCGGAGTCGGACGTGATGGAAAACTTGCAGCGAGAACTCGGCGTAGACGGAGTAGACGGAATTGACGGAGTAGACGGGTCGGACGGCGCGGACGAACGTTAG
- a CDS encoding protoglobin domain-containing protein produces MSHEDIPGYTYGEESVPDSPIDREDFDLLKETVMFTEEDEEHLRLAGEVLDGQIDDVLDTWYGFVADHPHLMQYFSTPGGEPIEEYLERVRARFGQWIRDTCNPPYDDDWLRYQQEIGLRHTRRKKNQTDDVNSVNHIPFRYMSAFIYPITATMRPFLENGDHDEETVEKMHDAWFKAVVLQVTLWSNPYVIAGDY; encoded by the coding sequence ATGAGTCACGAAGACATCCCCGGCTACACCTACGGTGAGGAGTCCGTTCCCGACTCACCCATCGACCGCGAGGATTTCGACCTGCTCAAGGAGACCGTGATGTTCACCGAGGAGGACGAAGAGCACCTTCGACTGGCGGGCGAGGTCCTCGACGGACAAATCGACGACGTACTCGACACGTGGTACGGGTTCGTCGCCGACCACCCCCATCTGATGCAGTATTTCAGCACTCCCGGCGGCGAACCCATCGAGGAGTATCTGGAGCGGGTGCGGGCCCGGTTCGGCCAGTGGATACGGGACACCTGCAACCCGCCCTACGACGACGATTGGCTCCGGTACCAACAGGAGATAGGCCTGCGTCACACCCGCCGAAAGAAGAACCAAACCGACGACGTGAATTCGGTCAACCACATTCCCTTCCGCTACATGTCGGCGTTCATCTACCCCATCACCGCGACGATGCGGCCGTTCCTCGAAAACGGCGACCACGACGAGGAAACCGTCGAAAAGATGCACGACGCGTGGTTCAAGGCGGTCGTCCTGCAGGTGACGCTGTGGAGCAACCCGTACGTCATCGCCGGGGACTACTGA
- a CDS encoding cupin domain-containing protein, producing the protein MEKVTIDDVDGQMSAADVRRPVSKALGTEDMAINYYELAPGDSFAFGYHAHGDQEEVFYVQSGTVTFETDDEDVVVSAGELIRFAPDEFQRGVNEGEERVVALALGAPRDTEEIEMYRHCEECGERTRNKIEMADSRDELVTSCLDCGAETGRFD; encoded by the coding sequence ATGGAGAAAGTCACCATCGACGACGTTGACGGACAGATGAGCGCGGCCGACGTTCGACGCCCGGTTTCGAAGGCGCTCGGCACCGAGGACATGGCCATCAACTACTACGAACTCGCGCCCGGTGACAGTTTCGCGTTCGGCTACCACGCACACGGAGACCAAGAAGAGGTCTTTTACGTCCAATCCGGCACCGTGACGTTCGAGACGGACGACGAGGATGTCGTCGTCTCGGCGGGCGAACTGATTCGGTTCGCGCCCGACGAGTTTCAGCGCGGCGTCAACGAGGGCGAAGAACGCGTCGTCGCCCTCGCACTCGGCGCGCCCCGCGACACCGAGGAGATAGAGATGTACCGCCACTGCGAGGAGTGCGGGGAGCGAACCCGGAACAAAATCGAGATGGCCGACAGCCGAGACGAACTCGTCACCTCCTGTCTGGACTGCGGCGCGGAAACCGGCCGCTTCGACTGA
- a CDS encoding cupin domain-containing protein, whose product MEKVTIDDVDGRISSADLTRPVGDALGTEDMAINYYELAPGDTFSPGLHTHFDQEEVFYVQSGTATFETKNGSVVVEAGEIVLFAPGDYQMGKNDGDERVVALALGAPGESEDGELLRDCPECGAQTQHWMRMTDDGDEVEVYCLTCDTVTGTMD is encoded by the coding sequence ATGGAGAAAGTCACCATCGACGACGTTGACGGACGCATCAGTTCGGCGGACCTGACCCGACCGGTCGGCGACGCACTCGGCACCGAAGACATGGCCATCAACTACTACGAACTCGCGCCCGGCGACACCTTCTCCCCCGGCCTCCACACCCACTTCGACCAAGAGGAGGTCTTTTACGTCCAATCCGGCACCGCGACGTTCGAGACGAAAAACGGCAGCGTGGTGGTCGAGGCTGGCGAAATCGTCCTGTTCGCGCCGGGCGACTACCAGATGGGCAAAAACGACGGCGACGAGCGTGTCGTCGCCCTCGCACTCGGTGCACCGGGCGAGAGCGAGGACGGCGAACTCCTCAGGGACTGTCCCGAATGCGGCGCGCAGACCCAACACTGGATGCGGATGACGGACGATGGGGACGAAGTGGAAGTGTACTGTCTCACCTGCGATACAGTCACCGGAACGATGGACTGA